In Aristaeella hokkaidonensis, the following are encoded in one genomic region:
- a CDS encoding MBL fold metallo-hydrolase yields MLIQHIGHAEFLIITESGVRIVTDPYDASCGYPLHRTAADIALVSHHHHDHDAVENLKGEPRVIDKAGQYTPEPDVKVTVMKGFHDDEQGSKRGETLLFLIETEGLRVVHLGDLGCLLDEAQLEQLKNPDVLMIPVGGFYTIDADQAKQIADQLNARLILPMHYKTEYNQEWPISGPEAFLELYDTKEICQGAEAVRVTKEDMECQAKVMLFSAMR; encoded by the coding sequence ATGCTGATTCAGCACATCGGACACGCGGAATTTCTGATTATTACGGAAAGCGGCGTGAGGATTGTGACCGATCCGTATGACGCATCCTGCGGTTATCCGCTTCATAGAACAGCGGCGGATATCGCGCTCGTTTCCCATCACCATCATGATCATGACGCTGTGGAGAACCTGAAGGGGGAACCAAGGGTTATTGATAAGGCCGGACAATATACGCCGGAACCTGATGTGAAGGTGACGGTCATGAAGGGCTTTCATGATGATGAGCAGGGAAGCAAACGGGGCGAAACCCTGCTGTTCCTGATAGAGACAGAGGGGCTGCGGGTTGTGCATCTTGGAGACCTGGGCTGTCTGCTGGATGAGGCGCAGCTGGAGCAGTTGAAGAACCCGGACGTGCTGATGATCCCTGTAGGCGGCTTTTATACCATTGACGCTGACCAGGCAAAGCAGATTGCCGATCAGCTGAACGCGCGCCTGATCCTGCCTATGCACTATAAGACGGAATACAACCAGGAATGGCCGATCAGCGGACCGGAGGCATTCCTGGAGCTCTATGATACAAAAGAGATTTGCCAGGGCGCTGAAGCGGTCCGGGTGACAAAAGAAGATATGGAATGCCAGGCGAAGGTAATGCTTTTCAGCGCGATGCGGTGA
- a CDS encoding CapA family protein yields the protein MGRGQIQKRKFSAGTKFMVGLLAVVLLGSAAVLGRLSSGATVDLSKLQMSVLELQETFSPDDGMKTTETRKPEQENSVQTATVTVKPATEEKAVSENANASCTMTFGGSISLSGEVRKNSWNADAKMTDYSDVMMLLRPYVTADINCVFLENILSDEHKANDNVAPDSAVSLLKEAGFGIAACGFSQAYAAGKSGMEATLKVLDEQQIQATGIGRTEDSIFTTTNAGGVKAAFLQYTDTISSKTRKSMAKDGTEGLIPAAELSRITEDIASARAQGAEAVIVMLNWGKTGKDPDSKQRQLAEGIAQAGADLIIGNGSHVPQTAEYITGSNGKNVLCIWSLGTLLAGDRTNTKKVSGYLLHVTVQSDGQGGVDILRPEYTPVYTWKYKQDGRYYYHCVASNNTIPDGMDNDQRKKMADSANTVESVLQGSPVTERRQ from the coding sequence ATGGGACGCGGACAGATACAAAAACGGAAGTTTTCAGCCGGTACCAAATTCATGGTTGGACTGCTGGCAGTTGTACTCCTGGGCTCCGCGGCTGTTCTGGGAAGACTATCCTCCGGCGCAACGGTGGATCTGAGCAAGCTTCAGATGAGTGTTCTGGAACTCCAGGAGACATTTTCACCTGACGACGGGATGAAAACAACGGAGACCAGAAAGCCTGAGCAGGAAAACAGCGTACAGACCGCAACAGTGACAGTAAAACCTGCGACTGAGGAGAAAGCGGTATCTGAAAACGCAAACGCATCCTGCACCATGACGTTCGGCGGAAGCATATCGCTGTCCGGCGAGGTTCGGAAAAACAGCTGGAACGCAGACGCAAAGATGACCGACTATTCAGATGTGATGATGCTGCTGAGACCGTATGTAACGGCAGACATCAACTGTGTTTTCCTGGAAAATATTCTCAGTGACGAGCATAAAGCCAATGACAATGTGGCGCCGGACTCGGCAGTATCCCTGCTGAAGGAAGCCGGGTTCGGAATTGCTGCCTGCGGATTTTCACAGGCATATGCCGCCGGAAAAAGCGGCATGGAAGCCACACTGAAGGTGCTGGATGAACAGCAGATCCAGGCAACCGGTATCGGCAGGACAGAGGACAGCATCTTTACGACAACAAACGCAGGCGGCGTGAAAGCGGCATTTCTGCAATACACGGATACGATATCCTCCAAGACGCGGAAAAGCATGGCCAAAGACGGAACAGAAGGACTGATTCCGGCGGCGGAGCTATCGCGGATTACAGAGGATATTGCTTCTGCCAGAGCGCAGGGGGCTGAAGCGGTGATTGTCATGCTGAACTGGGGAAAGACCGGAAAAGATCCTGACAGCAAACAAAGACAACTGGCTGAAGGCATTGCCCAGGCCGGTGCAGACCTGATCATAGGGAACGGAAGCCATGTGCCACAGACGGCGGAATACATTACAGGCAGTAACGGAAAGAACGTTCTGTGTATCTGGAGCCTCGGAACGCTGCTGGCGGGAGACCGGACCAATACCAAAAAAGTTTCCGGATACCTGCTGCATGTGACTGTACAGAGCGACGGACAGGGCGGCGTTGATATCCTGCGGCCGGAATATACTCCGGTATATACCTGGAAGTATAAGCAGGACGGAAGATATTATTATCACTGCGTCGCCTCCAATAATACGATCCCGGACGGCATGGACAATGACCAGCGGAAGAAAATGGCAGATTCAGCCAATACAGTGGAAAGCGTCCTGCAGGGCTCTCCTGTGACTGAACGGAGACAGTAA
- a CDS encoding transglutaminase-like domain-containing protein → MTESLRPRLVHALLSLLLSVGLLLPLLGILDPALPSPVLILWISVIILLFELASLKRVISFAAAGAAFILLLFWLFAMGGMLTVSDAAMAIVLRCNNIRTVIPLVASSVTALLTVLTTLICCFACLRGASFLPSAVLCFGMILLIYLSGARELIPWFLPALIALLLILMTERFPETSLPQLIPLVVLLVAAAFLLAGNGAGQNPLRQKADELRQAVLDRLFFTEPRDIFSLSSENYYPEGQDQLGGKPNPSNHPVMKVSTPRTVYLRGVILNEYTGRSWINTTDRRRYLRQSSRLADLRAALFDEELPPLNIRNALCDPVTISVRMLSDDDSDTSTQFSSTLFVPQRVRDLIPGGDLVPYFNNSSELFVTRNLQPGDTYTVTAPIFLAGDSGLGTLIEVCSTMEDNAYEKIVQTYTTLPAHLEEIVYSMAREASSVAASPYDKALALRSWLSRSYRYTLDVQSQSPDMDFVTTFLLDTKEGYCTYFASAMTVLCRMIGLPARYVEGYVAEPDANGQAVVTGLSAHAWTEVYFKGFGWLTFDATPRHSSSGSQDNANSPSSPDPAPTPEPEPPESSPDENEPTPEPEPPENPDDPSDNPDSDPPSSDPDTDTDSPESPGSFPWLLLLLLLLLAALILRIRLTDPAVRDKRAKSESQRFDIWSGEIADLLYAENLSRRSGETPMAYGRRIDRASHFNVSLNPVGECISWIRYSPAEVTEAETAILRDTAVLLKGDLSRPARLRYLLRRVFNKKAQF, encoded by the coding sequence ATGACAGAATCCCTTCGTCCCCGTCTGGTTCACGCTCTTCTGTCTCTTCTGCTGTCAGTCGGTCTCCTGCTGCCTTTGTTGGGTATTCTGGATCCGGCTTTACCGTCTCCCGTCCTGATCCTCTGGATTTCGGTCATCATCCTGCTGTTTGAGCTGGCATCTCTCAAACGCGTCATCAGTTTTGCCGCGGCTGGAGCCGCCTTTATCCTTCTTCTCTTCTGGCTTTTTGCAATGGGCGGAATGCTTACAGTTTCAGATGCAGCAATGGCCATTGTCCTTCGCTGTAACAATATCCGTACAGTGATTCCCCTGGTCGCCTCCTCTGTTACTGCCCTGCTGACAGTTTTGACGACCTTGATCTGCTGTTTTGCCTGCCTGCGCGGCGCATCCTTCCTTCCGTCAGCAGTCCTCTGCTTCGGGATGATACTGTTGATTTATCTTTCCGGAGCCCGTGAATTGATTCCCTGGTTCCTGCCTGCACTGATTGCGCTGCTCCTGATTCTGATGACAGAACGTTTCCCGGAGACGTCGCTTCCGCAGCTTATTCCACTTGTTGTACTGCTTGTTGCGGCCGCTTTCCTGCTCGCAGGTAATGGTGCCGGTCAAAACCCGCTCCGCCAGAAAGCTGATGAACTGCGTCAGGCAGTTCTGGATCGGCTGTTTTTCACCGAACCGCGAGACATTTTCTCCCTTTCTTCTGAAAACTACTATCCTGAAGGACAGGATCAGCTGGGTGGCAAACCGAATCCGTCCAATCATCCTGTCATGAAGGTTTCAACACCCCGCACAGTTTATCTGCGCGGCGTTATCCTGAACGAATATACCGGACGCAGCTGGATAAACACAACTGACAGACGCCGTTATCTCCGGCAGTCTTCCAGGCTTGCCGATCTTCGTGCTGCGCTGTTCGATGAAGAACTTCCGCCGCTGAACATTCGAAATGCCTTGTGTGATCCCGTTACCATTTCTGTACGGATGCTCAGTGATGATGACAGTGATACTTCCACACAGTTTTCCTCTACCCTCTTCGTTCCCCAGCGGGTCAGGGACCTGATCCCGGGTGGAGATCTCGTACCGTACTTTAATAACTCTTCTGAACTTTTTGTCACCCGGAATCTGCAGCCCGGTGATACTTACACCGTAACCGCGCCCATCTTCCTTGCCGGCGATTCAGGTCTGGGTACCCTGATAGAAGTATGCTCCACAATGGAGGACAACGCATACGAAAAAATCGTCCAGACATATACAACGCTTCCTGCTCATCTGGAAGAGATCGTTTATTCCATGGCGCGTGAAGCTTCCTCCGTTGCCGCTTCTCCCTATGACAAAGCGCTGGCGCTCCGTTCCTGGCTGAGTCGCAGTTATCGCTATACGCTGGATGTACAGTCCCAGTCTCCGGATATGGATTTTGTCACCACTTTCCTCCTGGACACTAAGGAGGGTTACTGCACCTACTTTGCTTCCGCCATGACGGTCCTGTGCCGTATGATCGGCCTTCCGGCCCGTTATGTGGAAGGATATGTGGCTGAACCCGATGCAAACGGCCAGGCCGTTGTTACGGGTCTTTCAGCCCATGCCTGGACGGAAGTCTATTTTAAAGGCTTCGGCTGGCTCACCTTTGACGCTACTCCCAGGCACAGCAGCAGCGGCAGCCAGGACAATGCAAATTCACCTTCTTCTCCTGATCCTGCTCCGACGCCTGAACCGGAACCGCCGGAATCTTCCCCGGACGAAAACGAACCTACGCCTGAACCGGAACCGCCCGAGAATCCCGATGATCCTTCTGACAATCCTGATTCTGACCCGCCTTCATCCGATCCCGATACGGATACAGATTCACCTGAATCCCCCGGTTCATTCCCCTGGCTTCTCCTGCTTCTACTGCTGCTTCTGGCCGCGCTGATCCTCAGGATCCGTCTGACAGACCCTGCCGTTCGCGATAAGCGAGCTAAATCAGAATCCCAGCGTTTTGACATCTGGTCCGGAGAAATTGCAGACCTGTTATATGCAGAAAACCTTTCCCGCCGTTCCGGCGAAACGCCCATGGCCTATGGCCGTCGGATTGACCGTGCCTCCCATTTCAATGTTTCCCTGAATCCTGTGGGAGAATGTATTTCATGGATTCGTTATTCACCTGCCGAGGTAACTGAAGCTGAGACCGCCATTCTCCGGGATACCGCCGTTCTCCTGAAGGGCGACCTTTCCCGTCCAGCCCGTCTCCGCTATCTCCTTCGCAGAGTTTTCAATAAAAAGGCGCAGTTTTAA
- a CDS encoding AAA family ATPase — translation MINPGRMVLALQQNISKAVVGKEEAIEYALIALLCKGHVLIEDVPGVGKTTLASALARSLDCSFRRIQFTPDLMPSDVTGFTMVNFQTGEMEFKEGAVMSQIVLADEINRTSPKTQSALLEVMEEHQVTVDGVTHPLPQPFIVLATQNPGEFVGTYPLPEAQVDRFFLRISIGYPTVEQEMDVLERYSGSVIPMTTIEPICSAQDVLAMQEQVTTVYCSPEIRNYVASLAAATRNDPSFSLGASTRAAIALIRGAQACAMLDDRDFVLPEDVQHMFLPVMAHRMILSPEAKMKGIPAEQFLLTTLQNTSVPVKL, via the coding sequence ATGATCAATCCCGGCAGAATGGTCCTGGCCCTGCAGCAGAATATCAGCAAAGCTGTCGTCGGCAAGGAAGAAGCCATTGAATATGCCCTCATCGCTCTGCTGTGCAAAGGTCATGTTTTGATTGAAGACGTTCCCGGCGTGGGCAAAACCACGCTGGCCAGCGCCCTCGCCCGTTCCCTGGACTGTTCCTTCCGCAGGATTCAGTTCACACCTGACCTGATGCCTTCTGACGTTACCGGTTTCACCATGGTCAATTTCCAGACCGGCGAAATGGAATTCAAAGAGGGCGCCGTGATGAGCCAGATTGTCCTTGCAGATGAAATTAACCGTACGAGCCCCAAAACCCAGTCCGCCCTGCTTGAGGTCATGGAAGAGCATCAGGTGACCGTCGACGGCGTTACTCATCCGCTTCCCCAGCCTTTTATTGTACTTGCCACCCAGAACCCCGGTGAGTTTGTCGGCACTTATCCCCTGCCTGAGGCGCAGGTGGACCGTTTCTTCCTCCGGATCTCTATCGGTTATCCGACTGTCGAGCAGGAAATGGACGTCCTGGAACGCTACAGCGGCTCCGTCATTCCCATGACAACGATTGAACCCATCTGCTCAGCCCAGGACGTACTGGCCATGCAGGAGCAGGTTACTACGGTTTACTGTTCTCCGGAAATCCGGAATTATGTTGCTTCCCTCGCCGCTGCCACACGAAATGATCCCTCCTTCTCACTTGGAGCTTCCACCCGTGCGGCAATTGCCCTGATTCGCGGTGCCCAGGCCTGCGCCATGCTTGATGACCGGGATTTTGTCCTGCCTGAGGATGTACAGCATATGTTCCTTCCGGTCATGGCCCACAGGATGATTCTCTCCCCTGAAGCCAAGATGAAAGGAATTCCTGCGGAGCAGTTTCTGCTGACAACCCTGCAGAATACCTCTGTTCCCGTAAAATTATGA
- the acpS gene encoding holo-ACP synthase, with protein MIKGLGLDLCEISRMDKLLENDRFLNRFFTEAEAGYIRSKGKTAGQTAAGIYAAKEALAKALGTGITFDLKEIEVVHDEAGKPGYRLTGKAAEMSGGDHFLLSVSHDGGISAAVCVREQEH; from the coding sequence ATGATCAAGGGACTGGGCCTGGATTTGTGTGAGATATCCAGGATGGATAAACTGCTTGAGAATGACCGGTTCCTGAACCGGTTTTTTACAGAAGCAGAAGCCGGATATATCCGGTCAAAAGGGAAAACAGCCGGCCAGACGGCCGCCGGGATCTATGCAGCCAAGGAGGCGCTGGCCAAAGCCCTGGGAACAGGTATCACATTTGATCTGAAAGAAATAGAAGTAGTCCATGATGAAGCCGGAAAACCCGGATACAGACTGACTGGAAAAGCCGCAGAGATGAGCGGCGGCGATCACTTCCTGCTGTCTGTTTCCCATGACGGCGGCATCTCCGCGGCGGTTTGCGTAAGGGAACAGGAACATTGA
- a CDS encoding SH3 domain-containing protein encodes MTIKHQWILKRATALLAALLLALSALPMASAASDDWAALQISLSWYDSMGVLQSAAAFPATETEAGEGCFWVLLPADAPLDGLAFSAIHPAHEYQYSPEPGTILTGVTDAGEYMDGVSYIPVSATDPETGMTEAFYLYISTVTDQPMPVPDEQEPYTEPQPEPEPYTEPQPEPEPYTEPQPEPEPYTEPQPEPEPYTEPQPEQEPYTEPQPEPEPYTEPQPEPEPYTEPQPEPEPEVQTGVPTEAPVMPIGEIINRYGKTTAKVNYRQEPSKNAGKYGELAPDTMVYLIYTDVNSAGEAWTLVEAEGHTGYLMSEFITVLTNEDSDAYNNAQPIPAHIYTYEEVFPTPAAEPEPAAEPVPAAEPEPAAEPVPAAETEPAAEPVPAAEPEPAAEPVSAAEPEPAAEPAPAAEPEPAAEPAPAAEPEPAAEPVPAAEPEPAAEPAPAAEPEPAAEPVPAAEPGPAAEPAPAAEPEKETSTVTEAPVITDGEMINRYGITNVGKLALREQPNKKGRELTRLDRGVHVYMYRADQNSAGESWTYVEANGRRGYIKTEFLDPLTQEDSDAWDNSQPTRVPVLTEEELFPRTEEPAAEPAPASEPEPAAEPAPAVEPEPAAEPAPAAEPEPAAEPAPAAEPAPAAEPAPAAEPEPAAEPAPAAEPAPAAEPAPAAEPAPAAEPAPADKPEPAGPDTNNPETEKSETDQPAASQPDVETPAPEIPVGEMMNRYGKTNSKVFFRKDPSTKSSKLSQLGKNTYVYMIHTKEYDNNEVWTYAQVNGKTGYIMTEYLDALTEEDSAAWDKAQSSPAPIYSGEEFFATATPTTAPTATPTTAPTATPTTAPTPTPTTVPTATPTTAPTDTPTTAPTATPTTAPTDTPTTAPTATPYVATDTPAPAPTPVEPTQEPPQRSGYGITIGDGIPVRERPTAASAIKEELPVNKIVYVYGQIYQDGIAWHEIEHDGRWGFVRADLIRIMSYGEMAAYEEKLQPQDTPIPNVTIAPYTYDPNELSCYGYVTTDAVNFRTEPSSSSRRIRLMKRYATFIVYGSVQADGETWYKVSYDGQMGYLNGKYFKQMTVSEAEQFLQSDKYREGLTNNSTQSTTNNNTGSSPTTTGSPTGIVTAEDQKVSEWVNPAAGAAVSYKPFDPFATPEPLPENEFENNEFVNSLIDQVKAGTMKQEELKMELEKFYKDAADPAAVVDRAMAYIEGKTELATEEPSQSPEPLATEEITEFPQEQSTGGGAGWVAAGLVLAAGAGGGYYWYLQRERKRKAAQRMAQKRVAQQNRAAQQNKPRTAAQPGTGNGTGTGNAASAQNAARVRTGNYTGSAGTTKPRVTPTTPSSGTGNGKTYGTGTKNPYGRYTRSGSDEESAYTASFKPEGGEPRPRRSRSGDSDQTPEA; translated from the coding sequence ATGACGATCAAGCATCAATGGATCCTGAAAAGAGCGACAGCACTGCTGGCAGCTCTGCTGCTGGCACTTTCCGCACTGCCCATGGCATCAGCTGCAAGTGATGACTGGGCGGCACTGCAGATCAGCCTCAGCTGGTATGACAGCATGGGTGTTTTGCAGAGTGCTGCTGCCTTCCCGGCCACAGAAACTGAGGCAGGCGAAGGCTGCTTCTGGGTGCTGCTTCCCGCGGATGCCCCGCTGGACGGACTCGCTTTTTCAGCAATCCATCCTGCGCATGAATATCAGTACTCTCCCGAACCCGGCACCATACTGACCGGTGTAACGGACGCAGGAGAATATATGGATGGCGTCAGCTACATACCTGTATCCGCAACGGATCCGGAAACCGGCATGACGGAAGCATTTTATCTGTATATTTCCACAGTAACAGACCAGCCGATGCCTGTGCCGGATGAACAGGAACCTTACACGGAACCGCAGCCCGAACCGGAACCCTATACCGAGCCGCAGCCTGAACCGGAACCCTACACCGAGCCGCAGCCCGAACCGGAACCCTATACCGAGCCGCAGCCTGAACCGGAACCCTACACCGAGCCGCAGCCCGAACAGGAACCCTATACCGAGCCGCAGCCCGAACCGGAACCCTATACCGAGCCACAGCCTGAACCGGAACCCTACACCGAGCCGCAGCCCGAACCGGAACCCGAAGTGCAGACAGGAGTGCCTACAGAAGCGCCTGTTATGCCGATCGGGGAAATCATTAACCGTTACGGCAAGACGACTGCCAAGGTCAATTACCGCCAGGAACCGAGCAAAAATGCCGGGAAATACGGAGAACTTGCTCCGGATACGATGGTTTACCTGATCTATACCGACGTCAACAGCGCCGGAGAAGCATGGACGCTGGTTGAAGCAGAAGGTCATACCGGCTATCTGATGAGTGAATTCATCACTGTGCTGACGAATGAGGACAGTGACGCATATAACAATGCCCAGCCGATTCCGGCACATATCTATACATACGAGGAAGTATTCCCCACGCCGGCCGCTGAACCGGAACCGGCTGCAGAGCCTGTGCCCGCTGCTGAACCGGAACCTGCCGCAGAGCCTGTGCCTGCTGCTGAAACGGAACCGGCCGCAGAGCCTGTGCCTGCTGCTGAACCGGAACCGGCCGCAGAGCCTGTGTCTGCTGCTGAACCGGAACCTGCTGCAGAGCCTGCTCCCGCAGCTGAACCGGAACCTGCTGCAGAGCCTGCTCCCGCAGCTGAACCGGAACCTGCCGCAGAGCCCGTTCCCGCAGCTGAACCGGAACCTGCTGCAGAGCCTGCTCCCGCAGCTGAACCGGAACCTGCCGCAGAGCCCGTTCCCGCAGCTGAACCGGGACCTGCTGCTGAGCCTGCTCCCGCAGCTGAACCGGAAAAGGAAACTTCCACAGTTACAGAAGCGCCTGTGATCACAGACGGCGAGATGATTAATCGCTACGGCATCACTAACGTCGGGAAGCTTGCGCTTCGTGAACAGCCCAATAAGAAAGGCAGAGAACTCACACGCCTGGACAGGGGCGTTCACGTGTATATGTACCGCGCGGATCAGAACAGTGCCGGCGAAAGCTGGACATATGTTGAAGCGAACGGGCGGAGAGGGTACATCAAAACTGAGTTCCTGGATCCGTTGACACAGGAAGACAGTGACGCCTGGGACAATTCTCAGCCGACGCGCGTTCCTGTGCTGACTGAAGAAGAACTGTTCCCGCGGACTGAAGAACCTGCCGCGGAGCCTGCTCCCGCTTCTGAACCGGAACCCGCCGCGGAGCCTGCTCCCGCCGTCGAACCGGAACCCGCCGCGGAGCCTGCTCCCGCTGCTGAACCGGAACCGGCCGCAGAGCCTGCTCCCGCTGCCGAACCGGCACCTGCTGCGGAGCCTGCTCCTGCTGCTGAACCGGAACCGGCCGCAGAGCCTGCTCCCGCTGCCGAACCGGCACCTGCTGCGGAGCCTGCTCCTGCTGCTGAACCGGCACCTGCTGCGGAACCTGCTCCTGCTGATAAACCGGAACCCGCCGGACCTGACACCAACAATCCTGAAACCGAAAAATCCGAAACTGACCAGCCTGCTGCCAGCCAGCCCGATGTGGAAACACCTGCTCCGGAAATCCCTGTGGGCGAGATGATGAACCGTTACGGCAAGACAAACAGCAAGGTGTTCTTCCGCAAGGATCCCAGCACAAAATCCAGCAAGCTGAGCCAGCTGGGCAAAAACACTTATGTGTATATGATCCATACCAAAGAGTATGACAATAATGAAGTCTGGACATACGCACAGGTGAACGGGAAAACCGGATACATTATGACAGAGTACCTTGATGCGCTGACTGAAGAAGACAGTGCAGCATGGGATAAAGCACAATCCAGTCCTGCTCCCATTTATTCAGGAGAGGAATTCTTCGCGACGGCCACACCTACCACGGCGCCGACAGCGACACCTACCACGGCACCGACAGCTACGCCGACTACGGCTCCGACGCCTACGCCTACTACAGTACCGACAGCTACGCCGACTACTGCTCCGACAGATACGCCGACCACAGCGCCGACAGCTACACCGACTACAGCTCCGACCGATACGCCTACCACGGCCCCGACAGCAACGCCGTATGTAGCGACCGATACCCCTGCGCCCGCTCCTACACCGGTTGAGCCGACACAGGAGCCTCCGCAGCGCAGCGGATATGGAATCACCATCGGTGACGGTATCCCGGTACGTGAAAGGCCGACAGCCGCAAGCGCAATCAAGGAAGAGCTTCCGGTCAACAAGATCGTGTATGTGTACGGCCAGATCTACCAGGATGGTATTGCATGGCACGAAATCGAACATGACGGACGCTGGGGATTTGTCCGGGCAGACCTGATCCGGATTATGTCTTACGGAGAAATGGCCGCTTACGAAGAAAAACTGCAGCCACAGGACACGCCGATTCCCAATGTGACTATTGCACCCTATACATATGATCCGAATGAGCTGAGCTGCTACGGTTATGTGACAACAGATGCGGTGAATTTCCGTACGGAACCCAGCTCCAGTTCCAGAAGGATCCGCCTGATGAAACGCTACGCGACATTCATTGTCTATGGTTCTGTACAGGCCGACGGCGAAACCTGGTACAAAGTCTCCTATGACGGCCAGATGGGTTACCTGAACGGCAAGTACTTCAAACAGATGACTGTCAGCGAAGCTGAACAGTTCCTCCAGTCTGACAAGTACAGAGAGGGACTGACCAACAACAGCACCCAGAGTACAACAAACAATAATACAGGATCTTCACCGACTACAACCGGAAGTCCCACAGGTATCGTAACCGCTGAAGACCAGAAGGTCAGTGAATGGGTGAATCCTGCCGCGGGAGCTGCTGTAAGCTATAAACCATTTGATCCTTTTGCCACTCCCGAACCGCTGCCGGAAAACGAGTTTGAGAACAATGAATTTGTCAACTCCCTGATCGATCAGGTGAAGGCAGGAACTATGAAGCAGGAAGAGCTGAAGATGGAACTGGAGAAGTTCTATAAAGACGCAGCTGATCCTGCTGCGGTTGTGGACAGGGCCATGGCCTATATTGAAGGCAAGACAGAGCTAGCTACTGAAGAGCCTTCCCAGTCTCCTGAACCGCTGGCAACAGAAGAAATCACCGAATTCCCGCAGGAACAGAGCACAGGCGGCGGAGCCGGATGGGTTGCTGCCGGTCTGGTGCTGGCTGCCGGCGCAGGCGGCGGATACTACTGGTATCTGCAGCGTGAACGCAAACGGAAAGCAGCCCAGAGAATGGCCCAGAAGCGTGTTGCACAACAGAACAGGGCAGCACAGCAGAACAAGCCCAGAACGGCGGCACAGCCCGGTACCGGAAACGGAACAGGAACAGGTAATGCTGCTTCCGCACAGAATGCTGCCAGGGTACGGACCGGAAACTATACGGGCAGCGCGGGCACAACAAAGCCCAGAGTAACGCCGACAACGCCTTCTTCCGGAACGGGTAACGGAAAGACTTACGGAACCGGTACAAAGAATCCGTACGGACGTTATACCAGATCCGGATCGGATGAAGAATCGGCTTACACAGCCAGTTTCAAACCGGAAGGCGGAGAACCCAGACCCCGCCGCAGCAGAAGCGGTGATTCTGACCAGACACCCGAAGCATAA
- a CDS encoding DUF58 domain-containing protein has product MKLKLTLPIAVFLTLLTVALCTGSQLFLLLSILILLILAGAVVAVLWASATLEVEGVLSGETVRRGDDVVLSLRVRHRGLIPVAPLLLELSDPVGNRDRDVRLKNMPHRLQSMKLPIHASHVGVFSVGLHSCTVEDLLGLVQRRIVLRKTAFELVVLPQTFDVEPLKLAPGDPGSELMSRATEDLNAPSDIRSYQPGDAMKKIHWKLSMRKRELVVRKFDEPILQDVLVLMDCSPPPSWGHARAGADIRDAMLETAASIVTSQTVTDHQIRMPLPGKHPVDVDKSMGLPIAMDYLTRVEFSETDRFERVLSMESSRLRKVGCVVIISARLNIPMVDIMIRMHRAGPNIRLYLVTFAPDDENVLPLIARLREAGLEVSYVTPDT; this is encoded by the coding sequence ATGAAACTGAAGCTTACCCTGCCCATTGCTGTATTTCTGACGCTGCTGACGGTTGCGCTCTGCACCGGCAGTCAGCTTTTTTTACTGCTTTCCATCCTGATCCTGCTCATCCTGGCCGGCGCTGTCGTTGCGGTGCTCTGGGCTTCCGCCACACTGGAAGTGGAAGGCGTGCTCTCCGGAGAAACGGTCCGGCGCGGCGATGATGTGGTTTTGAGTCTGCGGGTTCGCCATCGCGGTCTCATTCCGGTTGCGCCGCTGCTTCTGGAATTGTCGGATCCTGTCGGCAACCGTGACAGGGATGTCCGTCTGAAAAATATGCCTCATCGTCTGCAGAGCATGAAGCTGCCGATTCACGCTTCCCATGTGGGCGTTTTCTCTGTCGGTCTTCATTCCTGTACTGTAGAGGATCTGCTTGGGCTGGTTCAGCGCCGGATTGTGCTCCGCAAAACCGCCTTTGAGCTGGTGGTTCTTCCCCAGACCTTCGACGTGGAGCCTTTGAAGCTGGCTCCCGGGGATCCCGGCAGTGAACTCATGTCCAGGGCTACGGAAGACCTGAATGCTCCCTCCGACATCCGCAGTTATCAGCCTGGGGATGCTATGAAAAAAATCCACTGGAAGCTTTCCATGCGCAAGCGTGAACTCGTTGTCCGCAAATTTGACGAACCGATTCTTCAGGATGTGCTGGTTCTCATGGATTGTTCACCGCCGCCCTCCTGGGGACATGCCCGGGCAGGAGCGGATATCCGTGACGCAATGCTCGAAACTGCTGCGTCCATCGTTACCTCCCAGACAGTTACGGATCATCAGATCCGCATGCCGCTCCCGGGGAAGCATCCTGTGGATGTGGATAAAAGTATGGGACTGCCTATTGCCATGGATTATCTGACCCGTGTGGAATTCTCTGAAACAGATCGTTTTGAGCGGGTTCTTTCCATGGAAAGCAGCCGTCTCCGGAAGGTTGGCTGTGTTGTCATCATCTCCGCCAGGCTGAATATTCCCATGGTGGATATCATGATCCGTATGCATCGGGCCGGCCCGAATATCCGCCTCTACCTGGTCACCTTTGCCCCCGATGATGAAAATGTTCTGCCTCTTATTGCTCGTCTGCGTGAAGCGGGTTTGGAAGTATCTTACGTGACTCCGGACACGTAA